The sequence ATTGGCTGAGCCGGGCGATACTCGTCGCTGACCGTGGAGGCGATGCCGAATGTCAGGTTTTTGACCGTATCTAACAAATGAGGTGCCCAACGGCTTCCTGGCTCAGGCCTTACACCAGATTCCGGCCTGCATGGTGGCAGTGACGAAGAGACCGGCGTCTAGCACGATGAGGTCCGCACGGTTACCGGCCTGGAGACGACCGCGGTCGGCGAGGCCGATCATGTCGGCTGGATTCTGCGTGGCCGCGCGGACGGCGACGTGGAGGGCGACCCCAGCCGTGTGAACCGCGTAGCGCACGGCTTCGCTCAAGGTGAGCACACTCCCCGCGATAGTACCGTCAATCAGGCGGGCCTCACCGTCCGAGACGACCACATCGAGGCCACCAAGCTTATAGTCGCCTTCATCGGCACCGGCCGCGGCCATAGCGTCGGTCACGAACACGGGCCGGGACGGGCTTTCGGTAATGAAGCGCACGACCGCGGGGTGCAGGTGCACACCGTCCGCGATCAGTTCGGCGAAGACGGCCGGGTTTTCGAGCAGGGCGAGCGCCGGCCCGGGTTCCCGGTGGTGCAACGGTCGCATGGCGTTGAAGAGGTGGGTGCCGGCCGTGGCCCCGGCCGCTATAGCCTGCAGGGTAGTGGCGTAGTCGGCATCCGTGTGACCGATCGCGGCAACGGCGCCGAGGCCCACGATCTGTCTCACCGCAGCCAGGCCACCCTCGAGCTCGGGAGCGATGGTGACCATACGCACAGTACCGCGCCCGGCGCGCAGGATGCGCCCAATGCTCTCGGGGTCGGGAGTGCGGAGCAGGGCCTCGGTGTGGGCTCCACGGTGCGCCAGGGATAGCCAGGGACCTTCTAAGTGGATGCCTGCCAACAGGCCCTGCTCTACGAGCGCCGCGAGAGCTGCCACGGTGTGCTCGAATTCATCGAGCGGAGCCGTGACCAGGCTCGCCATCAGCGTGGTCGTGCCGTGAGCCCGGTGGGTCGCAGCAATCGCTGCCGCCGCGACCGCGGAGCCGGGATCGTTGAAGCTGTACCCGCCGCCGCCGTGGTTATGTGCGTCAACGAATCCCGGGGCCAGGGTACTGCCGGGAAAGCTAAAATCCGGCTTCCTGGGAGGTTCGCCCCCGCCCACCGCCACGATCCGCCCCAGGCCGATTTCCACCCAGCCTGGCGAGTACACGGCGTCGGGCGCGATCACCGTCCCCCCGACGAGAAGCATCGGGGGCGCCGTATCCGGGCCGGGCGTGCTCGGGGCGCTCCCTCGCTCGGACAGTGCCTGGTCGGTTGCGTCCGAAATGAGCGGGGTCATGACGGCTTAGATTCCCTGCCAAGCGTGCTTGTTCGCCCAGGCGTACCGGTAATAGGCGAGGTTCGCAAGTTTCGAGGCGGCGGCGGCGTCAACGACGACCGTGACGTGTGGATGCAACTGGATGACGGAGCCGGGCTTGCTCGAGGTGACGGGTCCCTCGACAGCCGCGGCGATCGCATCCGCCTTCTCCTCGCCGAAGGCCAGCAGAATGAGGTGCCGGGCACGTCGGATCGTGCCAAGGCCCTGCGTCATGCAGTGGATCGGCACGTCGTCGATGGAGTCAAAGAACCGGGCGTTGTCGACTCGGGTCTTCTCGGTCAGGGTCTTGATCCGGGTAAGCGACGCGAACGACGAGCCTGGCTCATTGAACCCGACATGCCCTGTGCGGCCGATGCCGAGAATCTGAACGTCGACCCCGCCCGCGGCGACGATGCTCGCCTCATAGTCTGTGCCCGCGGTTTCAATCGTGGCGAGGTCACCGTTGGGAACCCGAATGTTCGCTGGATCGAGCCCGAGGGGTACGACGACGTCCCGGGTGATCACGGCCCGGTAGCTCTCCGGGTGGCCTGCGGGCAGGCCGACATACTCGTCGAGGGCAAAGCCGCGCACCCGGGAGACGTCGAGCGGGTCGGCGTCGAGGGACCGCGCGAGCGCGGTATACACCGAGAGCGGCGTCGAGCCCGTCGCTAGTCCGAGGACCGCGTCGGGCTTTCGCATGATTAGGGATCGAATGGATGCCGCTACGAGCGTTCCCGCCGCGGCCTCACTGTCAATGAAAACTACTTCAGCCAATTTCCTGCTCCAGATTCTGGATTTGTCGTGCACGTGATGTTGAGGTATTTCATGCCGGGGGTCGTGAGCGGGATGGCCCACGACCCCGGCAGTTGGTGCGTTAGACCGACGTCGACGAGGCCGAATCCGGAACCGAGGCATCCGGAATCTCGTCGTCTCCGCGACCGGGGGTCTTCAGGTTCCACTTGCGGATCACGAAGCGGAACAGGAAGTAGTAGATCGCCGCGTAACCGAGCCCGATCGGGATGAGCCAGAGTGGCTTTTGGGCCAAACCGAAGTTGAGGACGTAGTCCATGGTTCCCGCGCTGAAGCTGAAGCCGTCGTGGATGCCGAGGGCGTTCACGAGGGCGAGCGAGGATCCGGTCAGCACCGCGTGGATGAGGTAGAGCGGGAACGCGACGAACATGAAGGAGAACTCGAGGGGCTCCGTGACGCCGGTGAGCATGGCGGTGAGCGCACCGGAGAGCATGATGCCGCCGACGATCTTCTTCTGGGACGGCTTGGCTTCCTGCCAGATGGCGAGGGCTCCGGCCGGCAGCGCGAACATCATGATCGGGAAGAATCCGGTCATGAAGGAGCCGGCCGTGGGGTCGCCGGCGAAGAATCGGGCGATGTCACCGTGCGCGCCGTTGAAGTCGCCGATCACGAACCACATCACCGAGTTGAGGATGTGGTGCAGGCCGACGGGGATGAGTAGCCGGTTGGTGGTGCCGTAGAGGAAGCCACCCCAGATGTTGTTCGAGCTCACGAACTCGCCGAATCCGGTGAGGCCGTTGGCGAATGCCGGGTAGACGAAGCTCAACAAAACACCGAGCGCGAGGGCAACGACTGCGGTGATGATCGGGACGAACCGGCGCCCACCAAAGAAGGCGAGATAGCTAGGCAACGAAATTCGGTGGTATTTCTGCCACAGAAGCGCAGCAACGATGCCCATCAGTACCCCGCCGAGCACGCTGTAGTTGACGAGGACCTGCTTGGCGCCTTCGGCGGGCAGCCCGAGCACGAGCGGAGACATCGCCTCACCGACAGCTTTGAAGACCAGGTAGCCGACGACAGCGGCGAGGGCGGTCGAGCCATCCGACTTCTTAGCGAAGCCGATCGCGACACCGATCGCGAACAGCAGCGGGAGGGCGTCGAAGAGGGCACCGCCGGCCGAGGCGATAACAGACCCCCCGACCTTAAAGCCAGGAATGGCCCCGAGCAGATCGGGTTGGCCCAGCCGGAGGAGCAGGCCCGCGGCGGGTAGTGCGGCGATCGGCAACATCAGACTGCGGCCTACGCGTTGGAGCTGGCCGAGTCCTGGGAACTTGCGTCCCGTCCCGGCAGCTGCTGTGGTGCTGGACATAGATTGTCTCCTGGTGGTGGGTTTCGGTGGGTGGCTCAGGGCTGATGTTGCAGGTTGAGTGTCATGTGGATCTGGTAGCGGTCGCCTCGATACCACGACGTGATGTGTTCCACAGCTGCCGAACTCGCGGACGAGGTACGGCGGAAGACGATCAGGGGCGCGCCAACGGCGATCCCCAGGATTTCGGCGATGCCCGGGTCTGCGGTCTCAGCCCAGACCGCCTGCTCAGCATTGTCGATGCGCAGCCCGTACTCGGTGGCGAGCGTCGCGTAGAGCGACCGGGTTAGGTCCTGACGGTCGAGGTCGGGAAGCAGTGCGGTGGGGTAGTAGCCGCGTTCAAGGGCCATCGGAATGCCGCCGGCGAGCCGGAGGCGTTCGATCTGCTGGACCTGGGCGCCGGAGCCGAGGCCAAGCGCCGCCCGCACGTCGAGAGGTGCCTCGATCTGCGCGGACGAGCGTACGATTGTTGCGGGGACAAGGCCGCGTCGGCGCATGTCTTCCGTGAAGGAGGCCAGGTGCAGGTCGCTCTGCACACGCTTACCGCCGACGAAGGTTCCCTTCCCCTGCACGCGGTAGAGCAGGCCTTCCTCGACGAGCTGCCGGATCGCCTCCCGGACCGTCGAACGGCTGACCCCATACCTGGTCATGAGCTTCCGCTCGGGGGGAATCGCGGCGTGCGGGGCGAGAGTGTTCTCGACCATCTCCTGCAGAATCGAGCGCAACTGGGCCTGCTTGGAGACGGGACCCTCAGTAAGGACGGGCCTCTCGGCTTGGTTCGTCGTCATTGCGCTGCCTTCTGATCGTGGGTGATCCCCATCATAAGACCACTTCCACTTTGTGGTCCCTGCTGGTACGATCCAATAGTTCGATGATGAAGCCGCGGCACACTGTTTGTCAATACCCACTGCCGTCCAGGTCCTCGGAGAACGAAGGAAATCCGGACCAACATCAGCAGGAGAAAAAATGAGCAGCAAAGCAGAGCAAATTCTGGCCGGTCTCGGCGGCGCCAAAAATTTGGTCGAAATCGAGGCGTGCATCACCCGCCTGCGCACCGAAGTTGCCGATCCCTCGATCGTGGACGAGGTGGCCCTCAAGGCCGCCGGCGCGCACGGAGTCTTCCGATCCGGCACAATCGTGCAGGTCGTCGTCGGCCCCGAGGCGGACAACCTCGCCGAAGACATCGAAGACCTGCTGTGAGGCACAGTTCCGCTGCCGACGTCGGGTCCTCACCTGCTCTCGCGCACTCACCCCTCGTGGTGCTCGCACCCGTGCCGGGCCGTGCAGTCGGCCTTGAGCACGTACCCGACCCAACCTTCGCCCAGGCGATCGTGGGCCCCGGCGCCGCGATCGACCCGTCTCACGGCATTATCGATGCAATCGCCCCGATCAGCGGAAAGTTACTCAAGGTATTCCCGCACGCGTATGTGATCCTCTCCCCGGAGGGAGTCGGCATACTCGTGCACCTCGGCATCGACACCGTGGAGCTCCATGGCGAGGGATTCACCCTGCGCGCGAAGCAGGGTGACCAGGTTTCGGCCGGCGACGTCATTGTTACCTACGACGTGCCCGCCATCCAGGCGAGCGGACGCAGCCCAATCGTGCCAGTGATCGTCCTCGAGCAGAAGGCCGGGAATATCACCCTGACCGAGGCGGTCGCCAGCGGCGCCCTGCTCGCAGCGGGCGACGCATTCCTCACTGTCGCCCGCTGACGGGCGCGGCATCTCCAGCAATACTCAATTGCAGCGCCCCGGGCTGAGTGCTATCACGCACTCACCCGGCCGTGGATACTGGAGCCACTTAAGCCATGCGGCAGATGACGACCAGCGAATGGGACGGCGCATCACCCCGCACGTGCCGATGATCGGCAAAAAGGAATAGCGTCACAGAAGAC comes from Cryobacterium sp. GrIS_2_6 and encodes:
- the nagA gene encoding N-acetylglucosamine-6-phosphate deacetylase; amino-acid sequence: MTPLISDATDQALSERGSAPSTPGPDTAPPMLLVGGTVIAPDAVYSPGWVEIGLGRIVAVGGGEPPRKPDFSFPGSTLAPGFVDAHNHGGGGYSFNDPGSAVAAAAIAATHRAHGTTTLMASLVTAPLDEFEHTVAALAALVEQGLLAGIHLEGPWLSLAHRGAHTEALLRTPDPESIGRILRAGRGTVRMVTIAPELEGGLAAVRQIVGLGAVAAIGHTDADYATTLQAIAAGATAGTHLFNAMRPLHHREPGPALALLENPAVFAELIADGVHLHPAVVRFITESPSRPVFVTDAMAAAGADEGDYKLGGLDVVVSDGEARLIDGTIAGSVLTLSEAVRYAVHTAGVALHVAVRAATQNPADMIGLADRGRLQAGNRADLIVLDAGLFVTATMQAGIWCKA
- a CDS encoding glucosamine-6-phosphate deaminase; this translates as MAEVVFIDSEAAAGTLVAASIRSLIMRKPDAVLGLATGSTPLSVYTALARSLDADPLDVSRVRGFALDEYVGLPAGHPESYRAVITRDVVVPLGLDPANIRVPNGDLATIETAGTDYEASIVAAGGVDVQILGIGRTGHVGFNEPGSSFASLTRIKTLTEKTRVDNARFFDSIDDVPIHCMTQGLGTIRRARHLILLAFGEEKADAIAAAVEGPVTSSKPGSVIQLHPHVTVVVDAAAASKLANLAYYRYAWANKHAWQGI
- a CDS encoding PTS transporter subunit EIIC, with protein sequence MSSTTAAAGTGRKFPGLGQLQRVGRSLMLPIAALPAAGLLLRLGQPDLLGAIPGFKVGGSVIASAGGALFDALPLLFAIGVAIGFAKKSDGSTALAAVVGYLVFKAVGEAMSPLVLGLPAEGAKQVLVNYSVLGGVLMGIVAALLWQKYHRISLPSYLAFFGGRRFVPIITAVVALALGVLLSFVYPAFANGLTGFGEFVSSNNIWGGFLYGTTNRLLIPVGLHHILNSVMWFVIGDFNGAHGDIARFFAGDPTAGSFMTGFFPIMMFALPAGALAIWQEAKPSQKKIVGGIMLSGALTAMLTGVTEPLEFSFMFVAFPLYLIHAVLTGSSLALVNALGIHDGFSFSAGTMDYVLNFGLAQKPLWLIPIGLGYAAIYYFLFRFVIRKWNLKTPGRGDDEIPDASVPDSASSTSV
- a CDS encoding GntR family transcriptional regulator, which codes for MTTNQAERPVLTEGPVSKQAQLRSILQEMVENTLAPHAAIPPERKLMTRYGVSRSTVREAIRQLVEEGLLYRVQGKGTFVGGKRVQSDLHLASFTEDMRRRGLVPATIVRSSAQIEAPLDVRAALGLGSGAQVQQIERLRLAGGIPMALERGYYPTALLPDLDRQDLTRSLYATLATEYGLRIDNAEQAVWAETADPGIAEILGIAVGAPLIVFRRTSSASSAAVEHITSWYRGDRYQIHMTLNLQHQP
- a CDS encoding PTS glucose/sucrose transporter subunit IIB, which codes for MSIPTAVQVLGERRKSGPTSAGEKMSSKAEQILAGLGGAKNLVEIEACITRLRTEVADPSIVDEVALKAAGAHGVFRSGTIVQVVVGPEADNLAEDIEDLL
- a CDS encoding PTS glucose transporter subunit IIA, coding for MRHSSAADVGSSPALAHSPLVVLAPVPGRAVGLEHVPDPTFAQAIVGPGAAIDPSHGIIDAIAPISGKLLKVFPHAYVILSPEGVGILVHLGIDTVELHGEGFTLRAKQGDQVSAGDVIVTYDVPAIQASGRSPIVPVIVLEQKAGNITLTEAVASGALLAAGDAFLTVAR